AGCTCAAGAGCGGAATCAAGCCCGGCGACAGTGTATACGGCAGAGAACCTAGTGAAAGATATGGTATGCTTGTCTCCCCCATACAAAGCATTGTCAGTAGCACGTATACTAACTTTAGTCTTTCCAGGCACTCTGACCACTATCCAAAACGGCAAGCCCGTCAAAGAAGTTGCGCCGACAGTGGAGCCTCCCACCTGGTCTGAATACTACAGGAAGCTTGCCCGCGCTCTTGCCGGAGAAGGCGACCTTCCCGCCAGCGGAGCGGAGGCCCGTGATGTTATCCGGTTGATTGAGTTGGCACAGGAGAGTTCACGACAGGGAAAGACCCTTGATGTTTAGATTTGTATATGTAAAGATAAGATGTTGACGACCATGATATGccattttttttcttcgcaCTCCTTGTTGACTCACTGCTATAAATATGATGCTGTATCCTGTTTGCAACAGAATGCCGTTTTAGGTAAGAGAGATCTTTCGGAGGTGTTTGCTAATACGAGTTATGTGGCCAACCGATAGATTTCATTGACAAGATGAGCCGAGTAGCGTACATCTGTAAAGCCCGTCATGACTGTAGTCCACTCAAAGTCGGTATTCGGCATTTGATAGTTGTATTTCGTCTCAATGGATGTCATGGGCTTCGCTTATTTTTGATGTTCTGGAGTTTAGTATTATCATTGTCGACTGCAGTCAGCAATAGCGCGGCTGACAAGCTCGGCTTATTCTCTGCAAGACTCGGCGAAAGGAAGGGAACTAAGAGCAATAAAAGGTCAACAAGACCGTATGGATGAATGAATTGACATGAAACTAACTTGATGTGGCCGGGGTAATCCACGAATCGGGGATAATTTCCATCGCGTAGGGCACGCCGTAAATTACGTTACGAAACTGTGGGGTCGACGAAAATCCTCAGGTCCCAATGCCGCTAAACCCAGAACGGCAATCTGTTACTTAATTGAAATGCGCTCAATGGCAGAACCAAGCAGATGAGCaccgtcatcgtcatccctTTCAGGCGACACAATGTTTCTTCCGTCAATTCCAGGCGGTTATTCTCTCGACTTTCCGCGGAGATACAGTACAGACAGCTCACCGTCTGCCGGTCTTCCTTTGGCTTTAAGGTCATTCCTCGGGGACTAAAAGTACTGAAGTATCCCATGGTCCCAACCTTCAGTGGCGCTTTCATGAACGCGCTGCGGGTTAAATCTCCTGTTCTTTTTCAAACGGTCAAGGGCTGGTGAGTGTCCACTTCTCATTTGCATCAGATGATCAAAATACGGAGTAAGAGGATGGTCTATTAGTCAAGTTCCTCATCTGTCGATTGCCGGTAATTTCTCGGTTCAGCCTAGATCCTCGTCTTTCCCTGTTTAGCAGTTCCTGCTTATCCCTTTCCTATATTTCCCTcatactttatatataccCTTAGCGCTGGGGAATATTTTCTGTTTTGTACCTAGCGTTTTATTGGACATTTTTCACCTCCAACAAGTGGCAATTGGCTCTAACCTCACCAGATACATAAACCCAGAAGAAGTGTTTGTGACCTAACACGCAGCAACCCATTTCGCGCGTAGAAAACACTCCAGTCAATCTCGATGTTAAGGAACGTGGACTTTTCCCGCTGGCATGTGGATATCGACAGATACCTGAATCCGTTGGTTCCACGTCCGCCATGGCGCTGGCTACCTCGTCCCATCTCTCACTTCCTGGGATATAGAGGGGACAAACCTCCAAAGAATCTGGGCAACCTCGTGCTCGCCTTCTGGTCCCTGATCGGTGTCTTCTGTGGTGTATTAGTCGTCGCCGAAGTATCCTTGCATGTCCCCTCTTTCCAGCACCACCATGCGCCAATTATTGTGGCTAGTTTTGTACGTACCTGGCTCACGGCACACAGACCCCTGCAATGATCAACAGACTAATGTTCAGATAGGGCGCCGCAGCTGTGCTGGAGTTTGGCGCCATCGAGTCACCATTTGCGCAACCGCGCAACGCTGTCCTGAGTCAGGTCATGGCGAGCGCTATTGGAATTGGGATTGGAAGACTCTTCGCCTTAAACCCCCATGCTAATGCACTACCTCAGGTTGGGGGAGCTCTGGCCTGTGCAATCACCACCGCCGTGATGGTTCTGACGAAAACCGTTCACCCGCCCGCTGGCGCAACGGCTCTCCTTTCTGTCACCGAAGGGTATGAAATCGGCTGGTTCCTGATCCTGATCATGCTCCTTGGGTGTATCATGATGCAAGCGGTGGCACTGGTGATCAATAACATTCAACGACGGTTTCCGGTGTATTGGTGGACTCCTGATCCTCTTCCACGCCCCAAAGTTGTTGTGGAGGACACTGAAAGTGCCCGAGAAGGCAAGCAAGAGAGCTTGGCCCCTAGTGCATCGGACGACGATACTCAAGCTTACGTTCCAGCACAGATCGTTATCCAGGAAGGGAGGGTTTCGATACCGGATAATGTTTGGCTCACGGCAGAGGAAAAGGAGTGGTTGGAAAAAATCAGTCAGCGCATACGTTAATACATACCACCTTGTTGCCCAATATCAAACGTTCGGGCCATATACCCACAGTCTACCAAGCGGCGTATgaacatatatattttccCATCTAATTGCTAAACCGTGTTCTATACAGGtagaaatgaagaatatcTACACTATTGTTAGTACCACAGCTTGCAATGTGAGTAGTATCGCGAAAGATATGGATCTGGACACTTTTACAGataatactatagataaGTTTCAGAAATGCTACAACTCGGCACATGCGGGACCCTTCTTGATGTATCAGATTACCGGCAAGATACCAGCATGCTGAAGCACACATGGTAGTATGCTGTGGCTTGATGTCCCACGGAGACACATCTGCCACGACATGAGTAAGGGTGATGTGCTATTACCTTATTTGCTGACCAGCCTGGACTGGTGCCTTGGGCGTAAGGCTGTAAATCACGTGCGATTGGTGCCCGAAGGAGACTAGACTGCGCCACGACCCGTGCGGTGACGTCGGAAAGCCAATCAGAGGGGCAAAGAAGCAGGACCCACTGAAGGAATTTTTGAAGGCGTCCAAGAAATTCAGTCACATCCTTCAGTGTCCTCTAAATCTctgttttcttcccttttctctatCATCTCTTTGGGGCGTTATCAACTTCGGTTATCGCCACTAGACCGTTTCCCTGTTGCGTTCGTGgtctatatattatatcgTCTCATTTCTCTCTTGTTCCTTTGTCTCGAACCAATTTTTTGGGCTTCGTCTCACCCACCGATTACTATTCCGAGTGCTCTCTATCGATAAGGGCTTCCAAGAAAACTTCACCCCACCCACTCAGAGGAAAAGGCTTTTGGTCGACCCCCTTTGACCCCGCTATTATTTGATCCACTCACTGGaagttcttttttctctttcttccttgcctTACCGACAGGCTTTTgatctttcctcctttccgTCTCTTGACGCTTTCCTCcacccccctcccctcctACCAACACATATCCCCGACAAAATGGTGTCTGCTTCCAAAGCCGCTCGTTTGGCAAAGCGTGCCGATGGCGactccaagaagaagctcggcaagggaaagaagagcgGTACTGAGTCCCCCCAGGTCGACAGTGACGTCCCGGCCGATGATCAGCCCGCCACCACGAccgagaagatgaaggaggttgagaagCTTACAGCACAGATGGACAAGCATGGCCTTTCGGATCGTGTCACGACCGGTGTGCTCTCTTCCATGGAATCCTCTCGCGACGTCAAGGTCACCTCCGCTTCCCTGGTGTTCCACGGCAAGGTCCTTATCACCGACTCTACTCTCGAACTGAACTTCGGTCGTCGTTACGGTCTTCTGGGTGAGAACGGCTGTGGCAAGTCCACTCTGCTGAAGGCTATCGCCCATCGTGAATACCCTATCCCCGAGCACATCGATATCTACCTGCTGAATGAAGGTGCCCCTCCTACTGAGCTTGGTGCCCTGGAGTGGGTCGTCACTGAGGCCCAGAACCAGCTTGACCGGATGGAGAAGCAGGCTGAAGATATCCTGGAAGAGCAAGGTCCTGACAGCCCTATCCTCGAGGATCTGTATGATGTAAGTTATCTTTTCTCCCACAGGTAGTATGGATTACACTAACTTGCACTTAGCGTATGGACAAAATGGATCCCTCCACTTTCCACACTCGTGCTTCCTTGATCTTGACTGGTCTGGGATTCAACAAAGTTACCATcaacaagaagaccaaggacaTGTCCGGTGGTTGGCGTATGCGTGTGGCTCTTGCCAAGGCTCTGTTCGTCAAGCCTTCCCTGCTTCTGCTGGACGACCCTACTGCTCACTTGGATCTCGAGGCCTGTGTGTGGTTGGAAGAATACCTGAAGAAGTGGGAGCGCACCCTCGTCCTGGTTTCCCACTCCATGGACTTCTTGAACGGTGTCTGTACCAACATGATTGATATGCGCATGAAGCAGCTCCTGTACTACGGTGGTAATTACGATTCTTACCACAAGACCCGTAGCGAACAGGAGACGAACCAGATGAAGGCATACAACAAGCAGCAGGAAGAAATTGCCCACATCAAGAAGTTCATCGCTTCCGCCGGTACATATGCCAACTTGGTTAGACAGGCCAAGTCGCGTCAGAAGATCCTCGACAAGATGGAGGCCGATGGTTTCATCCAGCCCGTTATCCCCGACAGAATCTTCAGCTTCCGCTTTGCCGAAGTTGAGAAGCTTCCCCCTCCCGTCCTGTCCTTCGATGATGTCAGTTTCTCCTACTCCGGCAGCTGGGAGGATACCCTGTATGAGCACCTTGACTTCGGTGTTGATATGGATTCCAGAACTGCTCTGGTCGGCCCCAACGGTGTCGGCAAGTCCACTCTGCTGCGCATCATGACCGGAAAGCTGCAACCCATTGGTGGTCGTGTCAGCCGTCACACTCACTTGAAGTTGGGCATGTACAGTCAGCACTCTGCCGAGCAGCTCGATCTGACCAAGTCGTCTCTTGACTTCGTCCGCGACAAGTTCCCCGAGAAGAGTCAGGACTACCAGTACTGGCGTCAACAGCTCGGCCGTTATGGTCTGAGCGGTGAGTCTCAGACTGCTCTGATGGGCACTCTGTCTGAGGGTCAGAAGAGCCGTATCGTGTTCGCTCTGTTGGCCATTGAATCCCCGAACATGATCCTTCTCGACGAACCTACTAACGGTCTCGATATCCCCACCATTGACAGTCTGGCTGATGCCATCAACGCCTACAGCGGTGGTGTCGTTGTCGTGTCCCACGACTTCCGTCTCCTCGACAAGATCGCCAAGGACATCATGGTCTGTGAGAACAAGACCGTTACCCGGTGGGATGGTACTATCGGCCAGTACAAGGACCACCTGCgcaagaagatgattgaCGCCGGTGCTGTCTAAGAAACGGCACGAAAAAATTGAAGGAAAACGACGCTTCTTGTTATGATTGGAATGTCAGAGACGACAATGAAAACTCAAAAGCTGCAGGGGAGTTGAAATCAAAAAGTTTCTTACAGGAGAAATGATCCATCCTGGGTGATATAGTGACATTGGCGGGTGacggttttctttcttacaTACATATCTGGTGATATCTGCTTCTGCTTGTTTGGGTTGCTTTACTTTTATTAGATGGTCTGTCTGTGTTTCATACCTCATCCCCTGCTAGACCCCTCGCGTTTCAGGGTTCaatttatattcttatatCTTTCTACGTTTTTATGGTTTCACCGTTTGTTATAGACATTATGTAGGACTTTTGTTTTGATGGTCCTTGGACCCTCTCGCCTGCACTCATGGTAGGGCTATGTTTAATGACGAAGGCATGAAACAACGGAGCAGCAATTCAGTTGACcatattctaattatatacaAGTTCAAAACACCATGACTTATCTTCTATAATTTACAACACTAGCGTAACTTGCTATTGAGGCTGTTGCGCCTCCTTCGTCCGTTGCGTCACTAATTCACCTCCAAATATATCATTCGGCTGTCCCCCGTCTAACTTGCGCTTCTTTGCCAGTCGCTCCATCTCGCTCTCAGAGGTTGCCGGATCCCCAGCCGCTGCTActgctgccgccgccgcaggGATACGCTTCTGGCCCGCTACTCCAGCCTTGTCCGGGTTCTGGCAGTGGGTGAGCTTCTTCCTGATGCGTCTTaggttcttcttctggtccGGATCTGAGGCGAGGGGTTTGTACGCCTGAAGGAGGTTAGAGCAATCAGTCAAGGTACGGAGGAGCTTCACCCGGAGCTCATAAAGCGGGGatccctgctgctgctgctggggtcCGCCCAGCTTAGTCTCAAGATAGAACTCCGCTAGCGGCTTATCTGCGATCATGAACGCAGCGAGCCAGATCTGGGACGGCGTGTAGAGGAAGTAAGCGTCAGTCATTTGGGCGGCGGATTTGAGGATCTCGCGGGTGTTGTGGTGCGCGCGGGCAAGTCGGTCTgtgatggaggatgaggatgttgtcgGTGATGCGGGGAGGGAATGGAGTCTGCGTTTGAGGTCATCTGGTGTCTGGGTTGGGAAGTGTGGTGCTGGTTGGCCCATGCCTTGAGATATGGCTTGGAGTTCCATGATGCCGCCTTCGAGGCCGCGGAAGGGGTGCCGGACGTCGAACGTGAAGCGGAGGCTTTGCATGACCAGAAACTCAGGCTGGATTATGTCTTCCGGTGTTGTGCCGCCGGGAATTACTTCTGCGAATTGGCGGAGGGAGAGGTAGTAGTTGTCTGTTTTTgtggcgaggaagagggcgCAGAGCATGATTGATTTCGGGTGGTAGGTCATTGGGGAGTTGGTTAGGTAGAAGCGTCGGAGGTATTGGATTGCTGTGGCCTGTTTGGAAGGGGTTAAATGTTAGTTTTTGGTTATTGGTTACTTCTTTGGGTGATTTATGTATAGATGGTAGAGGGGGGTGTGACGTACCCGGACTATTGTTGGGAGTGGAGGTTTGTACATCTCCCCTAACTCTATGATCTGTTCGCAGAAGTATCGCACCAGCTGgtgctcttcttcaggtGTTAGGCACTCGATCTCCGTCTCTTCGCCGCCTGCTTTGCTGTCTGCGTCGCTTCCATTCTGGTTTGCTGCTGGTGTTCCCGCTGCGGATGAGGTGGCTGATTGTTGCGCCTCTCGCGATTTTCGGAGTGCGGACCGTACTCGCTCACTGGCGTTTGCGTTTGTCGTTGCGCGTAGGGATTGTAAAGATGCCTCTGTGTAGGACCAAAGTCGGAACTGGGATGAGGAGCGGTAGAAATCGTCTTCGATCATGGTGGGTGAAGGGATGTGCGCTCAAGCGAGCTTTCTTCTGTGGATTGTATGGCGAATAAACGTATCGAGTACTCAGATTGAAAACGTATCGATTTACTGGAAATTCACCCGAAGTGTGGATCTGTGGCTAGTCATTGACCCATATTTGGAGAAAAGTGAGTTGTTAGAGTTAAGCATTGAAGATCTGAAGGCGGAGAGGAGCTTAAAAGGCCCGCCACGTGCTTATCGATAGCACAAGAACTACGTAGTACATatgctatttattattttctacttTAAGTATCACTATCTACCGTTCATTGAAATCCAGGCTAGAAATGGTAATTTACCAAGGAAATGCGAAGTGTTGCTTAGAAcaagatatagaatagaggTTGGAGAGTCGGCTAAATATAATTCGCTACATTGGTCATCATTGCATGAGATCGTTCTCAAAACGAGAAAACCTTAACATCAAGTAAACATGTGATGGGTAATAAGCTGGGCTGAAAAACAAGTAAGaaagtaaattaaaactCGCTAGGCATCACGCTTCGCCAGCTCCATGTTGCATGCATAGTCgttgaaaaataaatagccGTAGGTATTTACCGTCGCACTACTTACGGCTCACCTAGGAGCCGTGCAGTAACGTCGCCCATGTAGGCCTCTTCTAATTCGTAGTCTTCTCCGTTCATCCGATCAATACCGTAGTACTTGAAGGCGGCCACTACACGGTCCACATCGAAGCCCATGCTGCAGAAGCGGTCGATCAAGTCTTTATTGTACCCATCGTATCTGGAGATTGACGTTAGGCAGGTCCTTCGAGTAGAAAGGGGAGATAACCGAGAGACGTACTTAGCTaaatcttccttctcctgttccTCCCTTGACTTAAGCTCTTGCTGTCGCAGCGATTCGTTAGTAGCGCCACCACTACCCTCTCCCGCATTCTTGCTAGGAGCCCCAGCATACAGAGTAGCCCAGGTTTGGGCAACTCTCTCAAATTCCTTTGGTTTCCGTAGGAGCATAGTGGCAACCTCAGCGTCTTGAGGATCCTTAGGCTCGGGGGTGCTAAGCAGAGATTGTAGTGACAACAGAGCGGACTTGATGGTGAGAACGGGGGACCACGCCGACGACAGAGTATCAAGGCAAATAGCTCCCTATGCAATCGGTTAGATACCTATTCCACTATGTCTTAACAGCATATTTAGAAACCCACCGTTTGGCTACTGATATTCGGATGCCAGACCTTGGTATGGAATTTCATTACTGGCGGCCGAAACGGATAGTCCGTTGGTATTTTTATATCCACAACGTAGGTGCCGCCctcatacggagtacctggGGGCCCCGGAAATGTACCGCGTAGATGTGTGAGGTCTTCATCGCTGCCTACTGGTTCGGCTGTGATCCCAGACTGCGTATCGGCGTGTATATCGGCTATTTCCTTTGCGATACGCCGGGATCGGTTGGAGGCCATGGTTTTGGGTTTAGGGTTTCAAGTTGTGTGAGGTAAAGAAACGGGATATAAAAGGGGCAGTTGTGAGAATTTTACGGATGGGTGGTCAGGCGTCAAAGGTGAGCTCGCAGCCCAGGAACACTACGCAAAACCGAGCTACAGATCCACCTTGTTAGCTGCGATCACATACGGACGGTTGAGCATATTATGTAAGAGTGAAATGTGAGAAGGAAGGTAGAAGGGTAAATATGGTATTTAGGGCTCAAAGGTAGGGAGAGAACCTTACCGGTCAGAGAATAGTTTTGTATCGTGAGATGAGGGGAATGCGCCGCGGGGGAATGAGGGCTCGTCTGCTGCGGATATACTACTAGTTCAAGTGGGACGAGATCAACAGGTGAGACAAGCGCCGAGGAAGACAAAGGCGGTTTTTGAAATTCTTTGGAAGTCGAGATATAGGATTTTTATTCAGTCCAAGTAATGTGTAGTACGTTATTGTAGATATGCCCAAAAGACTAAAAATAGTTTCGAGTAAATCTGACGCAGCGGCTATTGATATTGACTTGTTTGATAGACGCCTGATTCGCGAGGCATCTAAGTGCCATGATAGCTCCGGGTCACGTGCGAGGTCACAGCGGTGGCCAAGCCCGACGGATGGCGACAACGACAACAGCTTCCAAGCTCGCCGAAagctcatcgtcatcctaCATTATCCCCCCATCTATCATCCAGCCCCTGACTAATAGAGTCGCCTTCATTATAATATTCCGGTTTAGGTATAATTAGAGTAAAAAGAACATCTTGTTGATTCCGCGGCACACACTTGGACTATGGTTGGTTCCCAACTCTCACTGTCGTCACCCTCTCACCTAGCCAAAGTACAGTCTCTCTAACAAGTCATTCAAAAACAGGGTAACCAGCAGTCCAACATCGGCGGAGGCCCCGGGGGCGATGGAAGGGATGATAAGGATAAGAAGGTAATTTCGGTTGCTTCGTTCAGACAGCTCTATCCGCTTACAAAGCGTCCCTTAATAGAAGGACAAGCCCAGATACGaaccacctcctcctcccacgaCTCGTCTTGGACGTaagaagcgcaaggctgCCGGCCCAAGTACAGCTTCCAAACTCCCCGACATCTTCCCAACGTCACGATGCAAATTACGATACTTGCGAATGCAACGGGTCCACGACCACTTGCTgctagaagaagaatatgtcGAGAATATGGAACGTCTACGCAAAACTAAGGCACAGGCAGCACATGATTCCGTCAGCAGAAGCGAGTTTGATATTATGGACCGAAATGCAGACGAGAGGGGTCGCGTCGATGACATGAGAGGTACCCCCATGGGAGTCGGCAACTTGGAAGAGTTAATCGACGACGACCATGCCATTGTTTCCAGTGCTACCGGACCAGAGTACTACGTTTCCATCATGTCCTTCGTTGATAAGGACTTGCTGGAGCCTGGTGCCAGCATTCTGTTACACCACAAGTCTGTCTCCGTTGTCGGTGTGCTCACCGAGGAGTCCGACCCCCTGGTGTCCGTGATGAAGCTTGACAAGGCACCGACGGAGTCTTATGCGGATATCGGTGGTCTTGAGACTCAGATCCAAGAGGTTCGAGAATCCGTCGAGCTTCCGCTGCTCCACCCTGAGCTGTATGAAGAGATGGGTATCAAGCCCCCCAAAGGTGTCATTCTCTACGGTGCCCCGGGAACCGGAAAAACGCTGCTTGCCAAGGCAGTCGCCAATCAAACAAGTGCCACTTTCCTCCGGATTGTCGGCAGTGAACTGATCCAGAAATACCTCGGTGACGGACCTCGTTTGGTGCGACAGATTTTCCAGGTTGCTGCGGAACACGCTCCTTCCATTGTCTTCATTGATGAAATTGATGCCATCGGTACGAAGCGTTACGACTCTACTTCGGGTGGTGAACGAGAAATTCAGCGTACTATGCTTGAGCTTCTTAACCAGTTGGACGGTTTCGATGACCGCGGAGATGTCAAGGTTATCATGGCCACTAACAAGATTGAAACACTTGACCCTGCTTTGATTCGTCCTGGTCGTATTGATCGAAAGATTCTCTTCGAAAACCCAGACCGTACGTGTTACCCACTATAAACATTAAATCATCTGCTTACTAACATCCTCCAGAAAataccaagaagaagatcttcACCCTGCATACATCCAAGATGTCCCTCGGCGATGATGTCGATCTCGACGAGTTTATCAACCAGAAAGACGATCTTTCAGGTGCAGATATCCGAGCAATCTGTACCGAAGCCGGTTTGATGGCTTTGAGAGAACGCCGTATGAGAGTGCAAATGGAGGATTTCCGCTCCGCTAGGGAACGTATTATGAAGACGAAGCAAGATGGAGGCCCTGTGGAAGGCTTGTACCTGTAGTCGATCTGTTGGTGGTGTACCTAGTTTAGTTCCAATGACGCAAACGCATTATACGGCGTAGAATTTCTCATaccttatatatataaagcatAATTCCGTCGAATACATTTTAGATGACAGGCGAGGGTCAATGACGGCACCGAGAGCTTAATTTGCAAGCAATACAAACATTGCAAATATTGCAAACTAAACGTGATATCGCCGCCGTCAAGTCATTTATTTCTTGCGAAATCTAAGTAACTCCGTGCAGTACATCTCATAATGGACGGATtcgatgaagaagctttCAAGAAGTTCTTTCCAGGCAGCTTCgggaaacaagaaagaaagactGATGTCAACACTCAGATAGACCGCACCAAGCGGACACATGTATCTGCTAAGACTACCGCAGATGATGACAAGGCAGGTTTGATTAGCGACGAGCAAGCTAACGTTCAAACTGGAGCCGAAGACCGAAAAGACAAGAGTGAAAGCGACAGCGATAATGAGTCTGATGATTCTGActccgatgacgaggacgaggacgagtttCCTGTCTCACACGAACTTGTCCTTAAAACTCATGAGCGCGCCGTAACAACTCTCACAGTGGACCCATCAGGCTCGCGTTTAATCACAGGGTCAACAGATTGTACGATTAAACTACATGATTTCGCTTCAATGACCCCTTCGACGGTGCGCGCCTTCAAGTCCGTTGATCCTACCGCGAAGAAACAGTCCGCTTTGCAGGAGGCGCACGCCGTGCATTATGCTGCCTTCAATCCCCTGTCGCCAGGCTATGTCATGGTCGTTTCTGCTACACCCCAGCCGAGAATCCTCGATCGCGACGGCGAGACCATTACTGAATTCATGAAAGGAGACATGTACTTGAGAGATCTTCATAATACCAAGGGGCATATATCGGAGGTTACCAGCGGCGCATGGTGTCCCACCGACGAGAACCTGTGTGTTACTGCAGGATCGGACAGTACGGTACGTATATGGGACGCCAATATTGGGCGGTCACAGAAAGAAGTCATAATGCATAAGTCAAGAGCGGCTGGATCCGCTGGTCGGAGCAAGATGACTGCTGTTGCATGGGGTTCCCCAAAGCAGGGTGGACCTAATGTACTCATTGCTGCTGCCCTTGACGGAAGTTTAATGATGTGGAGTGGGAATGGGCCATTTACTCGACCTAGTGGTGAGATACGGGATGCTCATACGCGCGACACATGGACTAGCGGGCTTGATATCAGCTCGGATGGAAGACTGGTTGTCACCAAGGGCGGAGACGATACTATCAAGCTCTGGGATACTA
This DNA window, taken from Aspergillus flavus chromosome 5, complete sequence, encodes the following:
- a CDS encoding HPP family protein, whose amino-acid sequence is MLRNVDFSRWHVDIDRYLNPLVPRPPWRWLPRPISHFLGYRGDKPPKNLGNLVLAFWSLIGVFCGVLVVAEVSLHVPSFQHHHAPIIVASFGAAAVLEFGAIESPFAQPRNAVLSQVMASAIGIGIGRLFALNPHANALPQVGGALACAITTAVMVLTKTVHPPAGATALLSVTEGYEIGWFLILIMLLGCIMMQAVALVINNIQRRFPVYWWTPDPLPRPKVVVEDTESAREGKQESLAPSASDDDTQAYVPAQIVIQEGRVSIPDNVWLTAEEKEWLEKISQRIR
- a CDS encoding ribosome biogenesis ABC transporter Arb1, producing MVSASKAARLAKRADGDSKKKLGKGKKSGTESPQVDSDVPADDQPATTTEKMKEVEKLTAQMDKHGLSDRVTTGVLSSMESSRDVKVTSASLVFHGKVLITDSTLELNFGRRYGLLGENGCGKSTLLKAIAHREYPIPEHIDIYLLNEGAPPTELGALEWVVTEAQNQLDRMEKQAEDILEEQGPDSPILEDLYDRMDKMDPSTFHTRASLILTGLGFNKVTINKKTKDMSGGWRMRVALAKALFVKPSLLLLDDPTAHLDLEACVWLEEYLKKWERTLVLVSHSMDFLNGVCTNMIDMRMKQLLYYGGNYDSYHKTRSEQETNQMKAYNKQQEEIAHIKKFIASAGTYANLVRQAKSRQKILDKMEADGFIQPVIPDRIFSFRFAEVEKLPPPVLSFDDVSFSYSGSWEDTLYEHLDFGVDMDSRTALVGPNGVGKSTLLRIMTGKLQPIGGRVSRHTHLKLGMYSQHSAEQLDLTKSSLDFVRDKFPEKSQDYQYWRQQLGRYGLSGESQTALMGTLSEGQKSRIVFALLAIESPNMILLDEPTNGLDIPTIDSLADAINAYSGGVVVVSHDFRLLDKIAKDIMVCENKTVTRWDGTIGQYKDHLRKKMIDAGAV
- a CDS encoding putative cyclin Ccl1 — its product is MIEDDFYRSSSQFRLWSYTEASLQSLRATTNANASERVRSALRKSREAQQSATSSAAGTPAANQNGSDADSKAGGEETEIECLTPEEEHQLVRYFCEQIIELGEMYKPPLPTIVRATAIQYLRRFYLTNSPMTYHPKSIMLCALFLATKTDNYYLSLRQFAEVIPGGTTPEDIIQPEFLVMQSLRFTFDVRHPFRGLEGGIMELQAISQGMGQPAPHFPTQTPDDLKRRLHSLPASPTTSSSSITDRLARAHHNTREILKSAAQMTDAYFLYTPSQIWLAAFMIADKPLAEFYLETKLGGPQQQQQGSPLYELRVKLLRTLTDCSNLLQAYKPLASDPDQKKNLRRIRKKLTHCQNPDKAGVAGQKRIPAAAAAVAAAGDPATSESEMERLAKKRKLDGGQPNDIFGGELVTQRTKEAQQPQ
- a CDS encoding ubiquitin-protein ligase (ubiquitin conjugating enzyme, putative), which codes for MASNRSRRIAKEIADIHADTQSGITAEPVGSDEDLTHLRGTFPGPPGTPYEGGTYVVDIKIPTDYPFRPPVMKFHTKVWHPNISSQTGAICLDTLSSAWSPVLTIKSALLSLQSLLSTPEPKDPQDAEVATMLLRKPKEFERVAQTWATLYAGAPSKNAGEGSGGATNESLRQQELKSREEQEKEDLAKYDGYNKDLIDRFCSMGFDVDRVVAAFKYYGIDRMNGEDYELEEAYMGDVTARLLGEP
- a CDS encoding putative proteasome regulatory particle subunit Rpt2 (26S protease regulatory subunit 4), whose product is MGNQQSNIGGGPGGDGRDDKDKKKDKPRYEPPPPPTTRLGRKKRKAAGPSTASKLPDIFPTSRCKLRYLRMQRVHDHLLLEEEYVENMERLRKTKAQAAHDSVSRSEFDIMDRNADERGRVDDMRGTPMGVGNLEELIDDDHAIVSSATGPEYYVSIMSFVDKDLLEPGASILLHHKSVSVVGVLTEESDPLVSVMKLDKAPTESYADIGGLETQIQEVRESVELPLLHPELYEEMGIKPPKGVILYGAPGTGKTLLAKAVANQTSATFLRIVGSELIQKYLGDGPRLVRQIFQVAAEHAPSIVFIDEIDAIGTKRYDSTSGGEREIQRTMLELLNQLDGFDDRGDVKVIMATNKIETLDPALIRPGRIDRKILFENPDQNTKKKIFTLHTSKMSLGDDVDLDEFINQKDDLSGADIRAICTEAGLMALRERRMRVQMEDFRSARERIMKTKQDGGPVEGLYL
- a CDS encoding WD repeat protein; amino-acid sequence: MDGFDEEAFKKFFPGSFGKQERKTDVNTQIDRTKRTHVSAKTTADDDKAGLISDEQANVQTGAEDRKDKSESDSDNESDDSDSDDEDEDEFPVSHELVLKTHERAVTTLTVDPSGSRLITGSTDCTIKLHDFASMTPSTVRAFKSVDPTAKKQSALQEAHAVHYAAFNPLSPGYVMVVSATPQPRILDRDGETITEFMKGDMYLRDLHNTKGHISEVTSGAWCPTDENLCVTAGSDSTVRIWDANIGRSQKEVIMHKSRAAGSAGRSKMTAVAWGSPKQGGPNVLIAAALDGSLMMWSGNGPFTRPSGEIRDAHTRDTWTSGLDISSDGRLVVTKGGDDTIKLWDTRKFKQPISTVAHPSSSSRYPTSNIVFSPTSANVLTGSETGHLHILNPATLKPELVTPVTPGSPLITVQWHEKLNQILTGSANAETHVLYNPDMSSKGAALVMSKAPKRRHIDDDPNLTMDLSHGISGDNVVVGSNGVPHYSSATWSSRHPTIGLTASGRPRDPRRPHLPATTPFAKSQPDEKHIRENIPLSSMRDEDPREALLKYAEKAEKDPVFTKAWKETQPKTIYREISDDEGEQEPDKKRARR